GCACCTTCGGAATACCCGGCGAGCACCAACCGCGTTCCGGAACAGCGGGCGTGGAAGTCGTGCACTGCCGCGCTGAGCTTGCCCATGCCGTCGGCCACGGCCGCGTCCAACGGGTACGGGTCGACACCGGGGAACACGCCGTCGTGGTAGGGCACCTCGACGATCTCCCACCCCGCGGGCGGATTGGCGTTGAACGCCGTGTTCTTCCAGTTCGTGAGTTCCTCGCCGTGTCCGTAGCCGTCGACCTCGAACACCGCCGTCTCGGGGCAGGCGTCGGTGGTGACGGGTTCGGCCGCCGCCTGGGCGACGGGCATCCCGGCGAGAGTCGTGGCGGCGACCGTCACGAGCAGCGCCGACCGTCCTTTGCTGAGTTTTGCCATTCGTGTCCCTCCGCGCCGTCAGGCGCTGTATCCCTTCGGGGGAATGAGCGAGGCCAGGTGATCGAAGGTCAGCCAGTAGAACTGGTAGCCGCCGAACGACGCGGGGTCCGCGATCAGCACGGTGCGGTCGATGTCGTTGTAACCGATCACCGTGAAGTAGTGGTAGATCGTCTGGTCCGGCGGATAACCGGGCGGCTGGTTACCGGGAGGCGCGACGATGTTCGCCACGATCGGGTAGTTGTTGTTGATGTTGAGCACGATGTCGCGCCACAACAGGTCCTTCTGGGCCTGGGTGGGCGGATCGTTCGGCATCTCCTTGGTCTCGTACCAGCCCACGTAGCTGTTCAGCACTCGCGTGACCTGGCCGATCCAGTCGGTACCGCCGGTGTGCGTGCCGAGTTCGGCCGCGAGGTCGGCCTGGCTGCGGTAGATGCCGCGGGCCGACAACGCGATGCGCACGGCCGCCGGTCCACACCAGTAGCCGGTCTCCTGGACCTGGTAGTCGACGTTGAGGACGACCTCACCCGCTGCCCGTTCCTGCTCGTGAACGACCGGGGTGACGGAGTTCCCCGTGGCGGCCGCGGCGGTGGCCGGTCCCAACAACGGCGCGGCGAGCATGACCGTGAGCGCGGCGGCGGAGGCCACCAGTTTTCGCTGACGCATTCCTACTCCCCTGACTCGAAAGCGGGACTAGATATTGCCAAGGGGCTGAAGGAAACTGCCAGCTTTCGGACTGGCGCACCTGGGACATCGCACAGGTGCGCCAACGCGGGGAAGTGTCCGGAAAAACTTCCGACCTTCGTCTGTTGACCCGACGATTCGCGCACCATAACCTTTCCGCGCCCGCAGTGTGCCGGAAACCGAAAGGGGACCGTGCTCGACGTCCTCGAACCAGACAGCGAGCAGGGCCGGGTCTACCGAGCCCTGACCATGCGGGGTCGGTCGGACCACAAGGCGATCGCCCACCACACCGGCCTGCCCGAACGGACCGTCGACGACGTACTACACGCCCTGGCCGGACTGGACCTGGTGCGCCCGGTCGGTGGTGATCCGATGGAGTGGGAGGCGGCCCCACCGGACCGCGTCATGTCTCTGGCCCTGAAGGAAGAGGAAAACCGCAGGGCACGACTGTGGCAGGTGGGGGCGGAACTCGACCGGCTCTACCACCACGCCCGCGCTGCGAGCCTGCCCTTTCGCTACGTGGAGCCAATCGAGCACCCGGCGACCCTCATCAGGCTCACCACCCGGTTGCAGGAGCGGGCGCGCGAGCAGGTGCGCTGGCTGGACCGCCCGCCGTACTACAGCAAACCGCACCATTTCCGGGCGCAGGAGGAGACCCAGAAGCGCAGAATGGCGACCGGAATTCGCTATCGCACCCTCTACAGCCAGGCCGTCTACGCCGATCAGGAATTGTTCTCCACGATGACGCGAATGGCCGCGCTCGGAGAGCGTGTGCGCGTCCTGGCGGACCTTCCGGTGAAACTCACGATCGGCGATGCCGATTTGGCGCTGCTGGTGCCCGAACCCGACCGCACGGGATTGGAGGGCGCGCTTGTGGTCCGGCCTTCGGGATTACTGCAGGCCCTCATCGGGGTGTTCGAGACACTGTGGACGTTGGGGATCCCGGTGACCGACATCGGCGGCGAGCAGGGCCTGCCCGAACGGGATCGCGCTATCCTCACGCTCATGGCCGCGGGCGCCACGGACGAGGCCATCGCCCGCCGGCTGGACATGTCCCGACGCACGGTGGTGCGCCGGATCGCCTCGCTGCTCGACAAGCTGGGCGCCACGACCCGCTTCCAGGCCGGTGTGCAGGCGGCCAAGCGCGGGTTGCTCTAGCGTCTCGCCACCTTGAAAAGCCCCGAAAGCCACGGGAGGACCACCCCGAGGAGCTTGTGTCAGAAATCGATTTCTGCCAGGCTGCGGCCATGCGACGGCGCGGATACCTCGGAGTCGACATCGGCACCTCCAGCAGCAAGGGCGTGCTGGTGGAGCCCGGAGGACGCATCCTTCGCACGGCCGTGCGGGAGCACACCGTCGACCGCCCCGCTCCGGGCCACGTGGAGATGGACGCCGAGATCTGGTGGCGTGAGTTCACCGAACTCGCCGGAGAACTCACCGCGCCCGGCGACGTCGACGTGGTGGCCGTGGGCGTCAGCGGCATGGGCCCGTGCGTGCTGGTAACCGATGGCGAGGGCACGCCGCTGCGTCCGGCGATCCTGTACGGCATCGACACGCGCGCGGGAGCCCAGATCGCGGCGCTGAACGCCGAGCTCGGCGCCGAGGAGATCTTCGCCCGCTGCGGCTCGACGTTGTCCAGCCAGGCGGTCGGCCCGAAACTACGCTGGATCGCCGAGACCGAGCCCGACGTCCACGCGCGGGCCCGCCGGTTGTTCATGCCGAGTTCCTGGCTCGTCTACCGGCTCACCGGCGAGTACGTGCTCGACTATCACTCCGCCAGCCAGTGCACGCCGCTGTTCGACACGATCGACGGCGTCTGGTACGAACCGTGGGCGCGACACGTCAGTCCGGAATTGGAGCTGCCGCCGTTGCGCTGGCCCGGCGAGGCCGCGGGCGTGACGACGCGCGAGGTGGCGGGCATTCCGGCCGGAGTCCCCGTCATCACGGGCACCATCGACGCGTGGTCGGAGGCCGTGAGCGTCGACGCCCAGAATCCCGGTGACCTCATGGTCATGTACGGCACCACGATGTTTCTCATCAACACCGTGCGGGAGCGGCTGACGACCCCGGCCATGTGGGCAACGATGGGCGCGGTGCCGGGCACCCGCAATCTCGCCGGTGGCATGGCGACGTCCGGCGCGATCACGGCGTGGCTGCGCGATCTCACCGGCGGCCCCGACTACCCGACGATGCTGGCCGAGGCCCGAGACTCCGGCCCCGGCGCGAACGGCCTGCTGGTGCTTCCCTACTTCGCCGGGGAACGCACGCCGATCTTCGATCCGGACGCCCGCGGCGTCGTCGCCGGGCTGACCCTGAGCCACACCCGCGGCGACCTCTATCGCGCGGTGCTGGAGGCCACGGCGTTCGGGGTGCGTCACAACATCGAGGCGTTACGCGAGGTCGGTTCGGAGATCTCGCGCGTCGTCGCCGTCGGTGGCGGAACCCGGGGTGAGCTGTGGACGCAGATCGTCACCGACGTCACCGGAATGGCACAGGTCGTGCCGAGCGTGACCATCGGAGCGAGCTACGGCGCGGCGTTCCTCGCCGCCGGACTCGTCGACGACGTACGCATGGCCGACTGGAACCCGCCCGCCCGCGTGTGCGAGCCGAATCCCGAGGTACGCGCCACCTACGACGCGCTCTACGAGCAGTACCGGGCCCTGTACCCGGCGAGCCGGGACGTGCAACACGCCCTGGCCGCACAACAGCGAATCCTGTCGCGCGGAGGTAAGTCATGACATCGTCCACAACGGAGCGGACCGCGTACCTCGTCGCGAGCGGCGATCTCCGCGAGTCGGCCAACGTCGCGGGCTGGCCCACCCAGGTGAAGCTGGAGCGCATCGTCACCGACGCCCTGGCCGAGCACGGCTGGCGGGTCGTGCGCGCCAACGAGGTCGATCCGAAGACGGGGCACGGCTTCATCTCCAGCCAGCGCATGGGCATCGAGGTGTTCAAGACCGTCCCGAAGGACGTGCCGCTGATCGTGGCGGAGGCCGTGTGGCAGTACAGCCACCACGTGCTGCCGGGGCTGCGCACCCACGAGGGCCCGATCCTCACCGTGGCGAACTTCGCCGGCGACTGGCCCGGCCTCGTGGGGCTGCTGGGCCTGAACGCCGGGCTAACGAAGATGGGCAAGCCGTACTCGACGATCTGGACGGTCGACGGCACCGACGACTTCTTCCGCGACGGCATCCGCTCGTGGCTGGAGACCGGCACGATCATCCACGACGACTCCCACGTGCGTGACCTGCCCGCCGATCTGCCCGACACCCCCGAGATCGAACTCGGCCGGAAGCTCGCCGCCCGCCTGCTGGAGGACAAGGCCATCATCGGCGTGTTCGACGAGGGCTGTATGGGCATGTACAACGCGATCATCGACGACGAGCTGCTCAACCCCATCGGCATCTACAAGGAGCGGCTGTCGCAGAGCGCGTTGTGGGCGGAGATGCAGCGCGTGGACGACGCGGAGGCCGACGCCGTCGGCGAATGGCTGAAGGCGGCGGGCATGACGTTCCGGCTCGGCAGTGACGAGGCCACCGAGCTGACCGAGAACCAATTGCGCTGGCAATACAAGATGTACATCGCGGCGCTGCGGATCAGCGACGACTTCGGCCTCGACGCCGTGGGCATCCAGTACCAGCAGGGGCTCAAGGACCTCGCGCCCGCGTCCGACCTGGTGGAGGGGCTGCTGAACAACGCGGAGCGGCCCCCGGTGACCAGCCGTGACGGCTCGCGTGTGCTGTGGGATGGCAAGCCGCTGCCGCACTTCAACGAGGTCGACGAGGGCGCGGCCGTCGACGCGCTGGTGACCAACCGCGTGTGGACGGCGCTGGGTTTCGACCCGGCCACCACCCTGCACGACGTGCGCTGGGGCGAGGAGTACGACGGCCGGTTCGTGTGGGTGTACGAGATCTCGGGCTCGGTGCCACCGTCGCACTTCGCAGGCGGATACGCCGACGCCGAGGGCTGGCGGCAGGACAACGTGTTCTTCCCCGCCGGTGGCGCCACGATCAACGGGGTGTCGAAGCCGGGCGAGATCGTGTGGTCGCGCGTCTACATCGCCGACGGCGGGCTCCACGTCGACATCGGCAGGGCCAGCGTCGTGGAACTACCCGAGGAGGAGACCCGGCGCCGCAAGGAGGCCACGAATCCGGAATGGCCGATCGCGCACGTCGTGCTGCACGGGGTGACCCGCGACCAGTTCATGGCCCGTCACAAGGCCAACCATGTGCAGATCGCCTACGCCCCCGACGCGGCGGGAGCCGACCGCGCGCTGGCGGCGAAGGCGGCGATGTTCGCCCATCTCGGCGTGACCGTGCACCTGTGCGGCGACGTCTCGATCGGATAAGCGGCAGATCCTGCGCACGGCCCGTCGGGAACGCCCCGGCGCGAGTCCCGGTGGGCCGTCGCACCTCCCCGGTCCGTGCGCCGCCGGTCGAACGAGACCACCGTGTTCATCCACCCAAACTCAACCCCACCAATCAACCGTTCGCAAGAATTTCTCAACCTCCGAAATCTCAGTCTCCCACTCGGAAACACGGTTACCGTCCTCGTCGACACTTTGTCGGGCTTCAATGAATTCCCAAGGCCTACCCGGATCGAACCCCCCTTCGAGTTGATCCAAGAAAATGATGGAATTCTGTACGTACACCTTCTCCTTGCACCGATAGAGCGGCCAGCAAGTTACGAAATTAGCGGTTTCCGGATCTCCGACAGAGGCAATCAAGCATGAATCGATGACGCCTGCCGAGAGCAGCCTTCCCAGCGCCCGCTTCCAACTAGCTCGATAATCGCGAGGGCTCCAGAAATCCAGAGCCACATGGAAGAACTCGGTGAAATCCCCTACAGTGATCCTTCCCAGCAGGCGAGAAGACTGCCCCGAGGGCTCGGGTCCTCCGACCCCGTGCTCAATGTCAACGGAAAACATGTTACTTCTTGACATAGTTTATATTTGCGTCGTACGCCCCTACCTTACACCCTTACGATTGAATATCTTCCACCCGTTTTCAACATTGCGACCATCCACATCCGGCGTAATGTATTTCTTCCCGTTGTAGAACACATCTTGTCCGTGTGAGTTGAACGGAGCCTTTTGTGGAGCAATTCGCGTTGTGTAGCCGAGTGCCGCGGCACGCGCCTTAGGCGAACCAAGATAGTGTGAATTATTTTTCTTGCTACGAGCTTCAACTGTATCCGGATGGTAGGGGTCCCCTTTGAGCGCGGGTGATGATGTATATCCCTTCGGTAGCTCGCAGTTGTCGTTGTGTGAGGACGGCCCGGCCGCCTACCACCACACGGTAGGCATGGATGCCGTTGATGGTGAGGTTGTGGACCGTGGTCGTGGCGGTGTAGGCGCGGACGCCGACAACCCGGACCTTCTCACCCTCGGGGGTACGCAGCCAATCTCCGGCATCGAGGTCGGCGGCGTGATACCACCCCGGCCGCTCTCCCTCCGGTCCGTGCACCGTGGGCCGAACGAGACCACCGCGCTCATCCACCCAGAACGGATGCTCCGCGGTCGCGACGAGCGTGGACACCGCATCCCCGGCCTCACCGTCGACATCGACGGTGACCTCCACCAAATCCTTCTCACCCCGGCCAACGATCGTGGCCACAACCCTTTGGGGCTCGCTCTCACCGGTGTCGGGATCGGTGGCCACCACCCGATCCCCCCAGCTCGACCTCCTCGATCGGCGTGGTCGAACCGTCGGCCAACAACACCCGCGCACCAGGCGCAAAACTCTTGCGCCAAAGACGCCGTCGGCAAGATTACCGTCATCGCAGATGGCGGCTACCGCCGAACCGGCCCCTGGTCATCCCACACCGCCGCGAGTGGGGGCGGCCCGAAATTCAGGCATGGGAAAAGCAGCACGCAACACCTCTCACCGCACAGTCCATGCCCGCGTCGAACACGTCTTCGTCCGGATGAAGGGCTGGAAGATCCTGCGCGATTGCCGCCTGAAAGGCCACGGCGTCCACCACGCCATGCTCGGCATCGCCCGCCTCCACAACCTCGGCCTCACCGGATGACCGAGAAACAACGCTGACCACCAGCCCGCCATCGATCTTTTACGGGACCATGCTCAGGTGCGGACGGGAGCAACTACTTACCAACTCCCACAACTCGTCTCAAACCATCCGCAGCAATTGAACGATCACTCAGAATTATAATCATTCCACACATTAACCACTACGCGAAAAGCTCGCTACGTCGACCTCAATTTCCCCTACCAAGGCGCACCAGTACAGGAATCAACCTACATACTTGTATCCTAGAGCGCGAAGAATGTCAGCGATCCACACATAGCCGTATCCAACAGTCGCATCCCCATCAGAAGTAACTTTTTGCGCCTGGGCCCAGGATTCAGAGACACTACCTATAGTCAATTGAGGCTCCCCGCCCAACTCAAAAGCATCATCATTCGGAACAGTCCAGAACTCATCCACATCTACAGTCACCACCGGCCCCACATTGCGGACTGTATTACCTATCAGAACATCGATAGCAACACGGAGTCTTTCAAGATCTATTTCCATTTCAGTGCCTTCACGAGCAGCCCCCTTGACTTTTTCAATATCACCCCTAAAGGTTGCCATCTCTTTCTCCAGTTGATTTTCCCTTCCGTTGATTATTCTTTGTCTTACTTCCTCGCTCGGCGCGTTTTCAAGAATCCCCTTGTTGTCGTAGGCATCCGGATCCGCAAGATAATCGGCGAGTTTTTTCTCATGCTCCTGAATCAGCTGTTCGTACGATCTGATCTTTTTTTGCTGGTCTGCGGTTAACCCTTCGTCCGCATTATGCGTTAGAACACTCTTTCCGTCAGCTCCCACATAATACGTGTGGATGCCGTTGATGGTGAGGTTGTGGACCGTGGTTGTGGTGGTGTAGGCGCGGACGTCGACGATGCGGGCGTGGTCGCCGGTGGGGGTGCGGAGTTGGTCGCCGGGGTCGAGGTCGGCGGCCTCGTACCAGCCCGGCCGCTCGCCCCACAGGCCGTGGGCGGCCGGCTGGAGGAGGCGGCCGTGGTCGTCGACCCAGAACGGATGCTCCACGGTCGCGATGAGCGTGGACACCGCATCCCCGGCCTCACCGTCGACATCGACGGTGACCTCCACCAGATCCTTGTGGCTGTGGCCGATGATCGTGGCCACCACCTCACGCGGCCCCGCCCCACCGGTGTCGGGATGACCAGCTTGCCGAATTGGCGCGGGTTCAGCCCTATGAACGGAGCTACCCAGGAAGGCTCGAACGCCGTGCTCACACCGGACACAGCAAGATCATCACACCTACCACTAGCAGTTACGGGGCAACTCTTGACAGCAGCAGCCCTTGCCCAAGCAATGCCCCATCAGGGTGAAATACCAACAAGCAAGCACCAAAATGATTCGGAAATCACTACATCCCCGAAGGTGCCCTAAAATGATAAGGCAAGGATTTCTGGACCAGAGTAAATCCCACAGGCGCCCAAACCCTGCCCACTATTTTGCATACGCTGCGATAAAGTAAGAAAATTTGCTTGCATCGAGACGCGGCCATTTGACCCGTTCGCCGCAGTATCGATTAAGCAGATCCTCGACCTGGCCGGTATTCAATTCATAACCTCCCGGCGTAGAGATCTCGATACCTAGGATTCCTTCCAGGGAAACACGGTCCGCCCCAGGAAGAGGGATCGACCAATCGATTAGCTCGTCGTCTTCACGGAAAGCCTCGAGTTCCCATATGACGTTCTCGTCCCACACACCATCACTCAAGGTTCCACCCTCCTGCCCGGAACTGGCCCTTTCTTCATTTCACCCGTCATATGGTCCACCACGCCCAGGTGTTTTCCACGCTTGTTGTATACCTCAAGTTCCGCATGCATGCTATCCCATTCGTAAATCTTTCCCTTTTTATCCTTCCACCTATCACGCAACGAACCTCCACCTTGCACACTCGTCTTCCGCTTTGCTCGCTTAAGATCCGGGATACCCGGAATTTCCTTCGGAGCCGGGTGAAAATGACACCCGCCCGCGTTGTGAGTGAGAACGCCCTCACCTTCGCCGACGTGGTAGGTGTGGGTGCCGTTGATGGTGAGGTTGTGGACCCGGGTGGTGGCGGTGTAGGCGCGGACGGCGGCGACCCGGACTTTGTCGCCGGTGGGGGTGCGGAGTTGGTCGCCGGGGTCGAGGTCGGCGGCGTCATACCAGCCCGGCTCTTCCCCTCCACAGGCCATGCACGGCGGGCTGGAGGAGGCGGCCGTGGTCGTCGACCCAGAACGGGTGCTCCGCGGTCGCGGTGATCGTCTCCACCGCATCCCCGGCATCACCGTCGACATCGACGGTGACCTCCACCAGGTTCTTCTCACCCTGGCCGACGATCGTGGCCACCACCTTCTGCGGCCCCGACTCACCAGTCTCGGGATCGGTGGCCACCACCCGATCCCCCAGCTCGACCTCCTCGATCGGCTTGGTCGAACCGTCAGCCAACA
The window above is part of the Saccharomonospora glauca K62 genome. Proteins encoded here:
- a CDS encoding C39 family peptidase, with protein sequence MRQRKLVASAAALTVMLAAPLLGPATAAAATGNSVTPVVHEQERAAGEVVLNVDYQVQETGYWCGPAAVRIALSARGIYRSQADLAAELGTHTGGTDWIGQVTRVLNSYVGWYETKEMPNDPPTQAQKDLLWRDIVLNINNNYPIVANIVAPPGNQPPGYPPDQTIYHYFTVIGYNDIDRTVLIADPASFGGYQFYWLTFDHLASLIPPKGYSA
- a CDS encoding helix-turn-helix transcriptional regulator, which translates into the protein MLDVLEPDSEQGRVYRALTMRGRSDHKAIAHHTGLPERTVDDVLHALAGLDLVRPVGGDPMEWEAAPPDRVMSLALKEEENRRARLWQVGAELDRLYHHARAASLPFRYVEPIEHPATLIRLTTRLQERAREQVRWLDRPPYYSKPHHFRAQEETQKRRMATGIRYRTLYSQAVYADQELFSTMTRMAALGERVRVLADLPVKLTIGDADLALLVPEPDRTGLEGALVVRPSGLLQALIGVFETLWTLGIPVTDIGGEQGLPERDRAILTLMAAGATDEAIARRLDMSRRTVVRRIASLLDKLGATTRFQAGVQAAKRGLL
- a CDS encoding FGGY-family carbohydrate kinase, translating into MRRRGYLGVDIGTSSSKGVLVEPGGRILRTAVREHTVDRPAPGHVEMDAEIWWREFTELAGELTAPGDVDVVAVGVSGMGPCVLVTDGEGTPLRPAILYGIDTRAGAQIAALNAELGAEEIFARCGSTLSSQAVGPKLRWIAETEPDVHARARRLFMPSSWLVYRLTGEYVLDYHSASQCTPLFDTIDGVWYEPWARHVSPELELPPLRWPGEAAGVTTREVAGIPAGVPVITGTIDAWSEAVSVDAQNPGDLMVMYGTTMFLINTVRERLTTPAMWATMGAVPGTRNLAGGMATSGAITAWLRDLTGGPDYPTMLAEARDSGPGANGLLVLPYFAGERTPIFDPDARGVVAGLTLSHTRGDLYRAVLEATAFGVRHNIEALREVGSEISRVVAVGGGTRGELWTQIVTDVTGMAQVVPSVTIGASYGAAFLAAGLVDDVRMADWNPPARVCEPNPEVRATYDALYEQYRALYPASRDVQHALAAQQRILSRGGKS
- a CDS encoding fucose isomerase translates to MTSSTTERTAYLVASGDLRESANVAGWPTQVKLERIVTDALAEHGWRVVRANEVDPKTGHGFISSQRMGIEVFKTVPKDVPLIVAEAVWQYSHHVLPGLRTHEGPILTVANFAGDWPGLVGLLGLNAGLTKMGKPYSTIWTVDGTDDFFRDGIRSWLETGTIIHDDSHVRDLPADLPDTPEIELGRKLAARLLEDKAIIGVFDEGCMGMYNAIIDDELLNPIGIYKERLSQSALWAEMQRVDDAEADAVGEWLKAAGMTFRLGSDEATELTENQLRWQYKMYIAALRISDDFGLDAVGIQYQQGLKDLAPASDLVEGLLNNAERPPVTSRDGSRVLWDGKPLPHFNEVDEGAAVDALVTNRVWTALGFDPATTLHDVRWGEEYDGRFVWVYEISGSVPPSHFAGGYADAEGWRQDNVFFPAGGATINGVSKPGEIVWSRVYIADGGLHVDIGRASVVELPEEETRRRKEATNPEWPIAHVVLHGVTRDQFMARHKANHVQIAYAPDAAGADRALAAKAAMFAHLGVTVHLCGDVSIG
- a CDS encoding DUF7683 domain-containing protein, giving the protein MSDGVWDENVIWELEAFREDDELIDWSIPLPGADRVSLEGILGIEISTPGGYELNTGQVEDLLNRYCGERVKWPRLDASKFSYFIAAYAK
- a CDS encoding colicin E3/pyocin S6 family cytotoxin — translated: MACGGEEPGWYDAADLDPGDQLRTPTGDKVRVAAVRAYTATTRVHNLTINGTHTYHVGEGEGVLTHNAGGCHFHPAPKEIPGIPDLKRAKRKTSVQGGGSLRDRWKDKKGKIYEWDSMHAELEVYNKRGKHLGVVDHMTGEMKKGPVPGRRVEP
- a CDS encoding Hint domain-containing protein produces the protein MPELAADLTGLSDIQDCFSGSLGSCVSAIIGAIPISKLRYAGKIVGAVRGAFRWQDRVEAARRSFPKLTAAIEKGINKLRRSPGCNSFALGTRVLLADGSTKPIEEVELGDRVVATDPETGESGPQKVVATIVGQGEKNLVEVTVDVDGDAGDAVETITATAEHPFWVDDHGRLLQPAVHGLWRGRAGLV